In Flavobacteriales bacterium, the following are encoded in one genomic region:
- a CDS encoding SDR family oxidoreductase, with amino-acid sequence MGYNLLKGKKGIIFGALDDRSIAWKVAEKCVDEGAEIILTNAPVALRMGAIKELGEKLNADIIPADVTVMEDIENLVATAKEKFGGLDFMLHSVGMSPNVRKGRGYTDLNYDFFHKTLDISAMSLHRVLQTCYKQDALNEWASVVALTYIAAQRTYTGYGDMAEAKAMLESIARSFGHHYGVKKKVRVNTISQSPTVTTAGSGVEGFDDFINNADKLSPLGNASAAECADYCVTLFSDLTRKVTMQNLFHDGGYSSMGATD; translated from the coding sequence ATGGGGTACAATCTTCTAAAAGGAAAGAAAGGAATCATTTTCGGAGCGTTGGACGACCGTTCCATTGCTTGGAAAGTGGCAGAGAAATGTGTGGATGAAGGTGCAGAGATCATTCTCACCAATGCGCCAGTTGCGCTTCGGATGGGCGCCATTAAGGAATTGGGGGAGAAGCTCAATGCAGATATTATTCCCGCTGATGTGACCGTAATGGAAGACATTGAGAATCTGGTGGCTACTGCGAAGGAGAAGTTCGGTGGTTTGGACTTCATGCTTCATTCTGTCGGCATGTCTCCGAATGTGAGAAAGGGGAGAGGCTACACCGATCTGAACTACGATTTCTTCCACAAGACATTGGATATTTCGGCCATGTCGTTGCATCGCGTGTTGCAGACCTGCTATAAGCAGGATGCCTTGAATGAATGGGCGTCTGTGGTGGCTTTGACTTACATCGCTGCTCAAAGAACTTATACTGGTTATGGCGATATGGCCGAGGCCAAAGCCATGTTGGAAAGCATTGCCCGTAGTTTCGGACATCATTATGGAGTGAAGAAGAAAGTGCGGGTGAATACGATTTCGCAAAGCCCGACCGTGACCACTGCAGGTTCGGGAGTGGAAGGTTTTGATGACTTCATCAATAATGCAGACAAACTTTCTCCGCTGGGAAATGCCTCAGCTGCGGAATGTGCTGATTACTGCGTAACGCTTTTCTCAGACCTTACGCGCAAAGTGACCATGCAGAATCTTTTCCATGATGGAGGCTACAGCAGCATGGGAGCGACAGATTAG
- the recN gene encoding DNA repair protein RecN produces MLTRLHVRNYAIISELHVKFSDGLTIITGETGAGKSILIGALSLVLGKRADTSVLYDADEKCVVEAHFEIGGFGLEAFFEQNDLDFEKHTILRREINAQGKSRAFVNDTPVNLSQLKELASNLIDIHSQHEVLTLKTPEFRARFLDACADGGKQYAKFQKAYSEWNALKRQVEKLKQKLQEASADEDYVRFQLSELLELNLKEGEFAENQERLNLLENAEEIRQTLGQVSEGFSGVEGSILDQLRRIESELGHLARKHAPSKDWTERVKSSFLELEDVAQEIERSAEGLNEDPEELIRLQERVDEVVRLMTKHRKQSESELIEFQQELEEKLDGIGVSDEQLTLLQAELELAGSKLESEATLLSQLRATAAKNVAPVIESELHELGMPDATLKIELHRTEVNVLGQDGIDIQFTANKGQALQDISKVASGGELSRLMLSVKSQIAKTSQLPAIIFDEIDTGVSGDVANKVGQKIRSLSTLMQVLCITHLPQIASKADQHLYVYKQIEKGKTETKVRELNEQERVVEVAKMLSNANPTEAALTHAKNLLNEK; encoded by the coding sequence ATGCTGACCCGCCTGCACGTTCGTAATTACGCCATCATTTCCGAGTTGCATGTGAAATTTTCAGATGGTCTCACCATCATTACTGGTGAAACTGGTGCGGGAAAATCGATCTTGATCGGAGCACTTTCGTTAGTACTCGGTAAGCGGGCAGATACATCTGTGCTGTATGATGCTGATGAGAAATGTGTGGTCGAAGCGCATTTTGAGATCGGTGGTTTTGGGTTGGAAGCATTCTTTGAACAGAACGACCTCGATTTTGAAAAGCATACCATTCTGAGACGCGAGATCAATGCGCAAGGAAAGTCGCGAGCGTTTGTGAATGATACGCCTGTCAATCTCTCGCAACTGAAAGAGCTTGCCAGCAATTTGATCGACATTCATTCACAACACGAAGTGCTGACACTCAAAACACCTGAGTTCAGAGCAAGATTTCTGGATGCCTGCGCGGATGGAGGAAAACAGTACGCGAAATTTCAGAAGGCATATTCGGAGTGGAATGCGCTAAAGCGGCAAGTTGAGAAACTGAAGCAGAAACTGCAGGAAGCCTCTGCTGATGAAGATTATGTGCGGTTCCAGCTTTCTGAATTGCTGGAACTGAACCTGAAAGAAGGCGAGTTCGCAGAAAATCAAGAACGATTGAATCTACTTGAGAATGCGGAAGAGATCCGACAAACGCTCGGACAGGTTTCTGAAGGATTTTCAGGTGTGGAAGGTTCCATTTTGGATCAACTCCGAAGAATTGAATCGGAGCTGGGTCATTTGGCTCGGAAACATGCGCCATCGAAAGATTGGACGGAACGCGTGAAATCCAGTTTCTTGGAACTGGAAGATGTGGCTCAGGAAATTGAGCGAAGTGCCGAGGGGCTGAACGAAGACCCTGAGGAATTGATTCGACTACAGGAGCGAGTGGATGAAGTGGTTCGATTGATGACGAAGCATCGCAAGCAAAGCGAGAGCGAATTGATTGAATTTCAGCAAGAGCTGGAAGAAAAATTGGATGGCATTGGCGTTTCCGATGAACAACTGACCTTGCTCCAGGCAGAATTGGAATTAGCTGGCTCCAAACTCGAATCGGAAGCAACGCTGCTGAGCCAGTTGCGTGCTACTGCCGCCAAAAATGTTGCTCCCGTCATTGAATCTGAGTTGCACGAACTCGGAATGCCCGATGCCACTTTGAAGATCGAATTGCACCGAACTGAGGTCAATGTGCTCGGCCAAGATGGAATCGATATTCAGTTCACCGCCAATAAGGGACAGGCGTTGCAAGACATCAGCAAAGTGGCCAGCGGTGGTGAGCTCTCGCGACTGATGCTATCCGTCAAATCGCAGATCGCAAAGACATCGCAATTGCCTGCCATCATCTTTGATGAGATCGATACAGGTGTTTCGGGAGATGTAGCGAACAAGGTTGGGCAGAAGATACGCTCGTTGAGTACGTTGATGCAAGTGCTGTGCATCACGCATTTGCCGCAGATCGCTTCCAAAGCTGACCAACATCTGTATGTTTACAAGCAGATTGAAAAAGGTAAAACGGAAACGAAAGTGCGTGAACTGAATGAGCAGGAACGAGTGGTTGAGGTAGCGAAAATGCTAAGCAATGCCAACCCGACCGAAGCAGCCTTAACGCACGCGAAAAACTTACTTAACGAAAAATGA
- a CDS encoding DUF4835 family protein: MTRFFTFILLIFAVAGKAQELNCTVSVISPGIQNTEKRIFETLQKDVREFMNSNQWTTDIYQLDERIECNILITITEKVSSSQFKGNIQVQSSRPVYMTSYNTVLLNVNDQEFAIEYVENQPLQWQPNQHISNLTSILAFYAYMIIGADYDSFSPKGGEQYFQKARQIVNNAQNESQKGWKAFENSRNRYWLIENMMNARYEGFRNVMYKYHRQGLDKMQSDLQGGRQAIYECLEPLKKLRLDQPNSYLLTIFFTAKMDELINIFKEAFPDIKTKAANDLMQADPSNANKYEAIIKS, encoded by the coding sequence ATGACACGGTTTTTCACTTTTATTCTACTGATCTTCGCAGTTGCGGGAAAAGCACAGGAACTGAACTGTACGGTTTCGGTCATCAGCCCTGGAATTCAGAACACGGAGAAACGGATCTTTGAAACGCTTCAGAAGGATGTGCGCGAGTTCATGAACTCCAACCAATGGACAACCGACATTTACCAGTTGGATGAGCGTATCGAGTGCAATATTCTGATCACGATCACCGAAAAGGTTTCGAGCAGCCAGTTCAAAGGAAACATTCAGGTGCAATCGAGCCGCCCTGTTTATATGACCTCGTACAATACGGTCTTGCTCAACGTGAACGATCAGGAATTTGCCATTGAATATGTTGAGAATCAGCCATTGCAATGGCAACCGAACCAGCACATCAGCAACCTCACGTCCATCTTGGCTTTCTATGCGTACATGATCATCGGTGCCGACTACGACAGCTTCTCTCCGAAAGGAGGCGAGCAGTACTTTCAGAAGGCACGTCAGATCGTGAACAACGCTCAGAACGAATCGCAGAAAGGTTGGAAGGCGTTCGAGAATTCACGGAACCGCTATTGGCTGATCGAGAACATGATGAACGCACGTTACGAAGGTTTCCGTAATGTGATGTACAAATATCATCGACAAGGCTTGGATAAAATGCAGTCAGACCTGCAAGGTGGTCGTCAGGCCATCTACGAATGTCTGGAGCCCTTGAAGAAACTGCGTTTGGACCAACCGAACTCGTATCTACTAACGATTTTCTTTACGGCCAAGATGGATGAGCTGATCAACATCTTCAAAGAAGCGTTTCCTGACATCAAGACCAAAGCGGCCAACGACCTGATGCAGGCCGATCCATCGAACGCGAACAAGTACGAGGCGATCATCAAAAGCTGA